A region of Anticarsia gemmatalis isolate Benzon Research Colony breed Stoneville strain chromosome 10, ilAntGemm2 primary, whole genome shotgun sequence DNA encodes the following proteins:
- the LOC142976268 gene encoding uncharacterized protein LOC142976268, producing MSSMAVWSLGMISYQTIFCIAISWLVLGCKIPPNPDELHEVTLMKFLYLHDPKSCGRVYFYNVTNKNEDRFLTNVAWSLANEIASAFRVKMQIWLCLHLFWLAFAIIHFTQGERSFSFYSTLLPFTVTGVALLLVDVAFATIFFIDAYYTATESAILDYVDKRGGFLRAMHYRPLATRLVNPEDTSWISILMAYISLRGIVQWIINFWIIKDNFTEGRHQYLIRMEFEHPKKSASNDSHHEEY from the exons ATGAGTTCGATGGCTGTCTGGAGCTTGGGGATGATCTCCTACCAGA CAATTTTCTGCATCGCAATCAGCTGGCTAGTCCTCGGCTGTAAGATCCCACCAAACCCTGATGAACTGCACGAAGTGACCCTGATGAAGTTCCTCTACCTCCACGACCCTAAATCCTGCGGAAGGGTGTATTTCTACAACGTTACGAACAAGAACGAAGACAGGTTCCTGACTAATGTTGCCTGGTCGCTCGCTAATGAAATTGCTTCTGCTTTTCGGGT gaaaatgcAAATATGGCTGTGTCTCCACCTGTTCTGGTTGGCTTTCGCCATCATTCACTTCACTCAGGGCGAGAGGTCGTTCAGCTTCTACTCCACTCTCCTGCCGTTCACCGTCACTGGCGTGGCTTTACTTCTCGTTGATGTGGCCTTCGCAACTATATTCTTTATCGACGCCTATTATACAGCTACTGAGT CTGCAATCCTAGACTACGTAGACAAACGCGGAGGCTTTCTCCGAGCGATGCACTACCGCCCCCTAGCGACAAGACTGGTTAACCCTGAGGATACTTCCTGGATATCCATCCTCATGGCCTACATCAGTCTGAGAGGCATTGTACAGTGGATCATCAACTTCTGGATCATTAAGGATAATTTTACGGAAGGAAGGCATCAGTATT TGATTCGAATGGAATTTGAACATCCTAAGAAGTCAGCATCTAACGATTCTCATCATGAagaatattga